One genomic region from Chthonomonas calidirosea T49 encodes:
- a CDS encoding bifunctional diguanylate cyclase/phosphohydrolase, with the protein MSVTLMTPESSFVMMALLSAGLAGCLAARRVSKRQRRYWETQLKLEQTRGQQLCLSTIEALTSAIDARDPYNIGHVECVKQCALAIARALSLPDEETAALQAAAMLHNIGRLGVPDHIFLKADTLTPEEQEKLRTHPVLGARILASVPFPWPVVPLVRHHAEHWDGSGYPDGLKGEEIPVGARILAVANTYSALLHPRPFRPPLSPQEAIAEIERRAGTQFDPAVVAAFRTLAVQKSLESIPTDAFTFQPSKDVQAVLHDIAAAQRETLALHTITRALSQTLHLEAMADVLLHHIQALIGCDACALFLPEEDGEYLHAHAAVGLNARHLLGSVARVGTYLTGRAFFRAEAICASFLPEDLLLRDVSDPWVPFRSTLIVPLVSGGQSLGTINLYSELPDAFNSETLRIMRLVATQASHALERAQQFSEVQESAYTDALTGLRNARYLREFLEREINRANRENSSLAVLNIDVDHFKPINDHYGHATGDQTLKDLADIFRNHVRNYDLAARYAGDEFVVVLARADRVAAEVVVTKLRRAVERYVKQIQQHDPDFPPLGISIGVALYPEDAMDIQGLLCRSDAAMYADKRTRRSSHEAA; encoded by the coding sequence TTGTCGGTTACTCTGATGACACCTGAAAGCTCTTTCGTGATGATGGCCTTGCTAAGTGCCGGGCTTGCTGGGTGCCTTGCTGCACGCCGCGTCTCTAAACGCCAACGCCGTTACTGGGAAACGCAGCTTAAGCTGGAGCAGACGCGCGGGCAGCAACTCTGTCTCTCCACCATCGAGGCCCTCACAAGTGCCATAGACGCGCGCGACCCCTACAACATCGGTCATGTAGAGTGTGTAAAGCAGTGTGCTCTTGCCATTGCACGAGCTCTCTCGCTTCCGGACGAGGAAACGGCAGCTCTGCAAGCAGCCGCCATGCTGCACAATATCGGTCGCCTGGGCGTTCCTGACCACATTTTTCTTAAAGCAGACACCCTTACTCCCGAAGAACAGGAGAAGTTACGCACGCACCCCGTTTTAGGCGCGCGTATCCTTGCCTCCGTTCCATTTCCTTGGCCGGTGGTGCCACTGGTTCGCCATCATGCAGAGCATTGGGATGGAAGTGGCTACCCCGATGGCTTAAAAGGCGAGGAGATACCGGTGGGTGCGCGTATACTTGCGGTGGCCAACACCTACAGTGCGTTGCTGCATCCGCGTCCATTTCGACCACCGCTTTCTCCACAAGAAGCTATTGCCGAGATCGAAAGGCGCGCCGGAACACAGTTCGACCCGGCGGTAGTGGCCGCCTTTCGCACGCTGGCGGTTCAGAAAAGCCTCGAGTCCATACCGACGGATGCTTTCACCTTCCAACCCAGCAAAGATGTGCAGGCCGTCCTCCACGACATTGCAGCAGCCCAAAGAGAGACTTTGGCCCTCCACACCATCACGCGAGCCCTTTCGCAAACACTCCACCTTGAAGCTATGGCCGACGTGCTTCTCCACCACATTCAGGCGCTCATCGGCTGCGATGCCTGTGCCCTTTTCCTGCCGGAAGAGGACGGTGAGTACCTGCATGCGCACGCTGCGGTAGGGCTCAACGCACGTCACCTTTTAGGAAGCGTTGCCCGCGTAGGCACCTATCTTACAGGACGCGCCTTCTTCCGTGCCGAAGCCATCTGCGCCTCCTTCCTCCCAGAAGACCTGCTTTTGCGCGACGTTAGCGACCCCTGGGTACCTTTCCGTTCTACCCTCATTGTGCCGCTTGTCTCTGGCGGACAATCGTTAGGTACTATTAACCTCTACAGCGAGCTACCCGACGCTTTTAACTCGGAAACTTTGCGCATTATGCGGCTTGTCGCCACCCAAGCAAGCCATGCGCTGGAACGCGCACAACAGTTCTCCGAAGTCCAAGAATCAGCTTATACCGACGCTCTCACGGGCCTTCGCAATGCACGTTATCTTCGGGAATTTCTAGAGCGTGAAATAAATCGCGCGAATCGGGAAAATAGCTCTCTGGCCGTACTGAACATAGATGTAGACCATTTTAAGCCCATCAACGATCACTATGGCCACGCCACCGGCGACCAAACGTTGAAAGATCTAGCCGACATCTTCCGCAACCATGTGCGCAACTACGATCTTGCAGCACGTTATGCGGGCGATGAGTTCGTGGTAGTACTCGCGCGGGCCGATCGAGTTGCCGCCGAGGTCGTCGTGACCAAGCTGCGTCGGGCTGTAGAGCGTTATGTAAAGCAAATCCAACAGCACGATCCCGATTTTCCTCCATTGGGAATTAGCATCGGTGTTGCACTCTATCCAGAGGATGCCATGGATATTCAAGGGCTGCTTTGTCGCTCCGATGCTGCCATGTACGCCGATAAGCGCACGCGACGCTCCTCACACGAGGCCGCCTGA
- a CDS encoding PilZ domain-containing protein, with product MGKSRSTPTCFVERRASARLKLTFPVEIAFRETEDWTVTNGVEIGAGGLRFLYPHEIAPTTSMKVRFILPTPSGNASFQFRATVLRCQQLLTLTDTLFEIAAKFDISSIEEALRLEQTLIYQLTTTQ from the coding sequence ATGGGAAAATCGCGCTCCACACCGACTTGTTTTGTTGAACGACGTGCCTCTGCACGCCTCAAACTTACCTTCCCCGTAGAGATCGCCTTCAGGGAGACCGAAGATTGGACCGTTACGAACGGAGTTGAAATCGGAGCGGGAGGGTTGCGCTTTTTATACCCCCACGAAATAGCCCCTACCACCTCGATGAAGGTGCGCTTTATCCTTCCCACTCCTTCCGGCAATGCATCCTTCCAATTCCGGGCGACCGTCCTCCGCTGTCAGCAGCTTCTTACCCTCACAGACACGCTCTTTGAGATCGCGGCCAAGTTCGATATCTCCTCCATTGAAGAGGCTCTGCGTCTAGAACAAACTCTCATCTATCAGCTTACCACTACCCAATAA
- a CDS encoding PilZ domain-containing protein, translated as MFDIGDLIEISLFHTSRPLLATVQQANNKLLVLALDHPAEANLLREGTRLCLRCAAEEGLYVMETTVLKCSDRLFVVPKERLGFQQRRRSERLACNFLGRYKPHTSLEEMQRAAPEEGEVTYITDISQGGCLIRTKQILLAGTAIGLRIELNDGEPLFAEASVVRCTLAKDKDSRKGAYEVGLKFTRMLRVHQLCLMRLLHELAEAA; from the coding sequence ATGTTTGACATAGGCGATCTTATCGAGATAAGCTTGTTCCACACGTCGCGGCCTCTGCTCGCCACCGTCCAGCAGGCCAATAACAAGCTGCTCGTCCTCGCACTCGACCACCCAGCCGAGGCCAACCTCCTTCGAGAGGGCACACGACTCTGCCTTCGCTGTGCCGCAGAGGAGGGCCTCTATGTGATGGAGACAACCGTCCTTAAATGCAGCGATCGCCTTTTTGTCGTGCCAAAAGAACGGCTAGGGTTCCAACAACGACGTCGTTCCGAGCGTCTTGCCTGTAACTTTTTGGGTCGCTATAAGCCCCATACCTCGTTGGAAGAGATGCAGAGGGCAGCTCCCGAGGAAGGTGAAGTCACCTACATTACGGACATCTCACAGGGTGGCTGTCTCATAAGAACCAAACAGATTCTTCTCGCCGGCACGGCCATCGGGCTTCGTATCGAGCTGAACGACGGCGAGCCGCTCTTTGCTGAGGCGTCGGTGGTCCGCTGTACCCTGGCAAAGGATAAGGATTCTAGAAAAGGAGCCTATGAGGTCGGGCTGAAGTTTACGAGGATGTTAAGAGTACATCAGCTGTGTTTAATGCGCCTCCTGCATGAGCTCGCGGAGGCGGCCTAA